From Candidatus Paceibacterota bacterium:
AATCTCTACGCCAATCTTATTGTGAAGCGTTGCCTGCATGTCGATCTCGCTGACGATGCCGAAACCATGCGCAGCGAGAGCAGCGCGAACATCAGCATTTACCTCTTCGAATGGACGATCAATAGTCCGACTCATTCCATAGTTCATTTTCTCTCCTTATTGGTTGATCGGTAGATGTGATTAGAAAACTAGGACCTTGTCAGAGGCAAGTGTGGCATCGGTGAGAGCATCCATTGTTGAACGCTTGGCACCTTCGATGAGCATCTCCTCGCTAATTCCGCGGGCATCCATACACGTTCCGCAGCATTCAATCTTCCCACCTTGTCGGGTCACGATGGAAAGCATTCGGTCGAGCTTGTAATAGCCATCCGGGGTCTTCTGGTTGGCCATTGCAGCAGTGACGCCGTCACCCATGAGAAAGACGGTGACTTCAACATCTTCGCGTTTTGCAAGGGATGCCGACAAACGGATTGCGTTATATGTTGAATCCAGCCCATAGGCAGATCCATTGATAATCATAAGTACTTTCATGTTGAACTCCTTGTATGTATTGGGGGATATTACCTATGCAACACTTTTTTCAACCGGCAGGCCAG
This genomic window contains:
- a CDS encoding DsrE family protein; this encodes MKVLMIINGSAYGLDSTYNAIRLSASLAKREDVEVTVFLMGDGVTAAMANQKTPDGYYKLDRMLSIVTRQGGKIECCGTCMDARGISEEMLIEGAKRSTMDALTDATLASDKVLVF